In the Synechococcus sp. UW179A genome, one interval contains:
- a CDS encoding peroxiredoxin — protein MKRRDFLGITVTGAVALFWKPSKARALGGKLPEIGDQAPNFVLPGTLGGGPSQNWSLENWSGRWLVLYFYPRDFTSGCTIEAHGFQESLKEFNAHLCDIAAVSADSVDDHESFCSSEGLDFTLLSDPEGKVSRQYGSWMAPYSLRHTFLIDPEGVLRARWTGVRPVGHAQDVLNTLVSEQSNSIA, from the coding sequence CTGAAGCGTCGAGACTTTCTCGGCATCACAGTGACTGGGGCAGTAGCTCTGTTCTGGAAACCGTCCAAGGCACGGGCACTAGGCGGCAAGCTTCCAGAAATTGGTGATCAAGCACCCAATTTCGTTCTCCCAGGCACCCTGGGTGGAGGTCCGTCACAAAATTGGAGTCTGGAAAACTGGTCTGGCCGCTGGCTGGTTCTTTATTTTTACCCAAGAGATTTCACGTCCGGTTGCACAATTGAAGCTCACGGCTTCCAAGAATCCCTAAAAGAATTCAACGCTCATCTCTGCGACATCGCAGCTGTATCAGCCGACAGCGTTGATGATCACGAATCATTTTGCAGCAGCGAAGGACTTGACTTCACCTTGTTGTCCGACCCTGAAGGCAAGGTGAGTCGTCAGTACGGGTCGTGGATGGCACCCTACTCACTTCGACATACGTTTTTGATCGATCCCGAAGGTGTTTTACGTGCACGCTGGACTGGCGTCAGACCGGTTGGCCATGCACAGGACGTGCTAAATACTTTGGTGTCTGAACAGAGTAATTCCATTGCTTAA
- a CDS encoding ATP phosphoribosyltransferase regulatory subunit has translation MALQPASGVRDLNPQQVQRNQELRETLAEVFRLWGYEEVTPPRIERMDTLKAGGAIDSRDIVRLVSDEPLGLRPELTASIARAASTRLLERQRPLRLWSCGTVFESRTADEGGQCIEENLHCGVELFGGLGVESELELFSLLLASLKGLNLNKTHQPRLLIGHTSLMDLLLEPFESRQRNRIRACLSQYDRLGLQELGLENRAQENLALWLDRRGTPQDILHSLNAQYPNQEVLQQLQRLFTHLDPLAEKSGLQLQLDPTFQPHYELYDGIVLQLVCQGTSAPVVIARGGRYDSLVRKLGGEGAEATGLGFSYCVDDIRDLPGDPITTTHEESAALICYGPTQTLESAIQRQMALHQQGRISVLDHRACGNHAEALDRLNQSGCDSLEWIDH, from the coding sequence ATGGCCCTGCAACCCGCCTCAGGCGTGAGAGATCTCAATCCTCAGCAGGTTCAACGCAACCAGGAACTCAGGGAAACCCTGGCCGAAGTGTTTCGTCTTTGGGGATACGAGGAAGTCACACCTCCCCGAATTGAACGGATGGACACTCTGAAAGCAGGAGGAGCCATCGACAGCCGCGACATTGTGCGACTTGTCTCGGATGAACCACTGGGATTGAGACCGGAACTGACAGCCTCCATCGCCCGAGCAGCTTCTACAAGGCTCTTAGAGCGTCAGCGACCTCTGAGACTCTGGAGCTGCGGAACGGTCTTCGAGTCAAGAACAGCCGATGAAGGAGGTCAGTGCATTGAGGAAAACCTGCATTGCGGCGTTGAACTGTTCGGAGGCCTGGGAGTTGAGTCGGAACTTGAATTGTTCAGTCTTTTGTTGGCATCACTGAAAGGCCTAAACCTGAACAAGACCCATCAACCGAGGCTGTTGATCGGACATACCAGTCTGATGGACTTGCTGCTGGAACCATTTGAATCCAGACAGAGAAACAGGATCCGTGCTTGTTTGAGTCAGTACGACCGCCTGGGCCTGCAAGAGCTGGGATTAGAGAACCGTGCCCAAGAGAATTTGGCCCTGTGGCTCGACCGACGCGGCACTCCCCAGGACATCCTTCACTCACTCAATGCGCAGTATCCGAATCAAGAGGTGCTTCAACAGCTGCAGAGACTCTTCACCCATCTGGATCCCCTTGCTGAGAAGTCAGGGCTCCAACTGCAACTTGACCCCACATTCCAACCTCATTACGAGCTTTATGACGGCATCGTGCTGCAACTGGTCTGTCAAGGAACATCTGCACCTGTAGTCATTGCCCGAGGCGGACGATACGACTCACTGGTCAGGAAACTTGGCGGTGAAGGTGCAGAAGCGACAGGCCTGGGATTCAGCTACTGCGTCGATGACATCAGGGATCTTCCAGGAGACCCCATCACCACCACCCATGAAGAAAGCGCTGCGCTGATCTGTTATGGACCCACGCAGACACTGGAGTCGGCAATACAACGCCAGATGGCACTCCACCAACAGGGAAGAATCAGCGTGCTTGACCATCGTGCCTGTGGCAATCATGCAGAAGCGCTCGATCGCCTGAATCAGTCGGGCTGTGACAGCCTCGAATGGATCGATCACTAA
- the pstA gene encoding phosphate ABC transporter permease PstA, which yields MVISPTASLKRDVPDLSYKQGLRRNLLSKFLTFLAGLFSALAVLPLIAVLAYVLIKGGAALNLNLFTAPSTGLEGGGIGNAVIGTLLVTFLSALVAIPVGVGGGIFLAEYSGGGGFSQFIRFGTNVMSGVPSIIAGVFVYTIIVKTKIIFGNSYSAIAGGFALSILMLPTVIKTTDEGLKLVPDDLRRAALGVGASKFVTIVRITLPSAFTPIATGVVLSIARAAGETAPLIFTALFSPFWPRGFDSIFNPIATLSVLIYNFATLPYEAQNELAWAASFVLVLFILLINLFARWLRRFAAN from the coding sequence ATGGTAATTTCACCAACTGCCAGCCTGAAAAGAGACGTTCCTGACCTGTCTTACAAACAGGGTTTAAGACGCAATTTACTCAGTAAATTCCTTACATTTTTAGCGGGTTTATTTTCAGCTCTTGCAGTTCTACCACTCATTGCAGTACTGGCTTATGTGCTGATCAAGGGTGGTGCTGCGCTCAACCTTAATCTGTTTACTGCACCATCCACAGGCCTTGAAGGTGGAGGTATCGGCAATGCAGTAATCGGCACGCTCCTCGTGACCTTCCTATCGGCTCTGGTCGCAATACCAGTTGGTGTGGGAGGTGGAATTTTTCTTGCTGAGTACTCAGGCGGGGGAGGATTTTCTCAATTCATTCGATTCGGGACCAACGTCATGTCTGGAGTCCCATCGATTATTGCCGGCGTTTTTGTTTACACCATTATTGTGAAAACCAAAATAATTTTTGGAAATTCCTACAGCGCCATTGCTGGTGGTTTTGCATTGTCCATCTTAATGCTACCAACGGTGATTAAGACCACCGATGAAGGCTTAAAATTAGTTCCAGACGACCTCCGTCGCGCTGCATTGGGTGTGGGTGCATCCAAATTCGTCACAATTGTGAGAATCACTCTTCCTTCAGCCTTCACACCTATTGCCACGGGTGTCGTGCTGTCCATTGCCAGAGCGGCAGGAGAGACAGCTCCGTTGATTTTCACAGCTCTCTTCTCTCCATTCTGGCCGCGGGGGTTCGATTCGATTTTCAACCCAATCGCAACACTTTCCGTGTTGATCTATAACTTTGCAACACTGCCATACGAAGCACAGAATGAACTCGCATGGGCAGCATCTTTTGTGCTTGTGCTTTTTATTCTGCTCATCAATCTGTTTGCTCGGTGGCTGAGACGCTTTGCTGCCAATTGA
- the ggpS gene encoding glucosylglycerol-phosphate synthase, producing MDLNIGSSNFIILYHRTPFDEAKDEAGERIWRDQKSPNGIIPTLRNLFRDRDNGTWIAWRQVNDLSNAEDERIAMDEPASFTLRRIPLEQEQISSFYHVTSKESFWPILHTFPNYFDVNNTDWSIFEEVNQRFADAACSEAAPGATVWVHDYNLWLVPGYIRSKRSDLKIAFFHHTPFPSSDVFSILPWRKQILESLLSCDVVGFHIPRYTENFARAANCLLGVEKGEKQSVPLRFLGCGSALTEPSETPWLNYRGRKVRLLSSPVGTSPDVIQALTKDSHVQHLSERIDEDTKKGRKLILSASRVDYTKGNEELLLAFERLLERRSDLHGKVVLMLACVAAASGMRIYEDTQRLIEETAGRINGRFSKIDWVPIRFSTRRIPYEEMVAWFAQADICWITPLRDGLNLVAKEYAAARKGQAGVLVLSEFTGASVILDGAVLTNPYSHKQMDTAIDTAIDMPTSEQMERMEKMSSAVEAFTVSDWAAEQMGALETQE from the coding sequence ATGGATTTGAACATAGGCAGCAGCAATTTCATTATTCTTTATCATCGGACACCATTTGATGAAGCAAAAGACGAAGCAGGTGAAAGAATCTGGCGTGACCAGAAAAGTCCGAATGGCATTATTCCTACTCTTAGAAACTTATTTAGAGACCGAGACAACGGCACCTGGATTGCTTGGCGCCAGGTCAATGACCTAAGCAATGCCGAAGATGAAAGAATCGCGATGGATGAACCAGCTTCATTCACATTGAGAAGAATACCGTTAGAACAGGAACAGATTTCAAGCTTTTACCACGTCACTTCAAAAGAATCTTTCTGGCCAATCTTACACACCTTCCCAAACTACTTTGATGTCAACAATACAGATTGGAGTATTTTCGAAGAAGTTAATCAACGATTTGCCGATGCAGCCTGCTCAGAGGCAGCTCCCGGCGCTACGGTTTGGGTCCATGACTACAATCTTTGGCTTGTTCCTGGATACATTCGCAGCAAACGTTCAGACCTTAAAATTGCTTTTTTCCATCACACACCATTCCCCAGTAGTGATGTTTTTTCAATTCTTCCATGGCGGAAGCAAATCTTGGAAAGCTTACTCAGTTGTGACGTCGTTGGCTTTCATATTCCACGCTACACAGAGAATTTCGCAAGGGCCGCGAATTGTCTTTTAGGCGTTGAAAAAGGAGAAAAACAAAGTGTTCCTCTTCGATTTCTTGGCTGCGGCTCAGCATTAACAGAGCCGTCTGAAACACCTTGGCTGAACTATCGAGGACGAAAAGTAAGACTTTTATCATCTCCAGTAGGAACATCTCCAGATGTTATTCAAGCACTCACGAAAGATTCGCATGTTCAGCATTTATCGGAACGAATTGACGAAGACACAAAAAAAGGCAGAAAGCTCATCCTTTCAGCAAGCAGAGTCGATTACACGAAAGGGAACGAAGAGTTGTTGTTAGCCTTTGAGCGACTTCTTGAACGTCGGTCTGACCTTCACGGGAAAGTTGTCCTAATGCTGGCCTGTGTCGCCGCCGCTTCGGGAATGCGGATCTATGAAGATACGCAGCGACTGATCGAAGAAACAGCTGGTCGAATTAACGGACGTTTCAGCAAAATTGACTGGGTTCCAATTCGATTCTCAACACGCAGAATTCCCTATGAGGAAATGGTGGCGTGGTTTGCGCAAGCAGATATCTGCTGGATCACCCCACTGCGTGATGGTCTTAATCTGGTCGCCAAAGAATATGCAGCTGCCAGAAAGGGACAGGCTGGAGTTCTCGTACTTTCTGAATTCACAGGGGCTTCAGTGATTCTTGATGGTGCAGTTCTTACTAATCCTTATTCGCACAAACAAATGGACACTGCGATTGACACCGCTATTGATATGCCCACTTCAG
- a CDS encoding ferredoxin family protein — MAHTIVTDVCKGAADCVEACPVACITPGKGKNTKGTEYYWIDFETCINCSVCLQICPIEGAILPEERSELQRTQSC, encoded by the coding sequence ATGGCCCACACGATCGTGACCGATGTCTGCAAAGGAGCAGCAGATTGCGTCGAAGCCTGTCCTGTTGCTTGCATCACGCCTGGGAAGGGTAAAAACACAAAAGGGACTGAGTATTACTGGATTGATTTCGAGACCTGCATTAACTGCAGCGTATGCCTTCAAATCTGCCCCATCGAAGGCGCGATCCTCCCAGAGGAACGATCAGAGCTCCAACGCACCCAGAGCTGCTGA
- a CDS encoding 2Fe-2S iron-sulfur cluster-binding protein, which produces MRPTHRVTIHWRQQGRVISHEVAEGDYILQSFEKQGDPLPFSCRNGCCTSCAVRIQQGELDQHEAMGLSRELRAKGYGLLCVARATGPLVAETQDEDEVYDLQFGRHFGRGKITRDIPLEELETWNE; this is translated from the coding sequence ATGAGGCCGACTCATCGGGTCACCATCCACTGGAGACAACAAGGTCGGGTCATTTCCCATGAAGTAGCGGAGGGTGATTACATCCTGCAAAGCTTTGAAAAGCAGGGAGATCCACTGCCTTTTTCTTGCCGAAACGGTTGCTGCACAAGCTGCGCGGTTCGCATCCAACAGGGCGAACTGGATCAGCATGAGGCCATGGGACTGTCCAGAGAACTGAGAGCTAAAGGGTATGGACTGCTTTGTGTAGCCAGAGCCACTGGCCCGCTTGTCGCGGAAACACAGGATGAGGATGAGGTTTACGACCTGCAGTTCGGTCGCCACTTCGGCCGGGGCAAAATCACTCGCGACATCCCCCTCGAGGAACTCGAAACCTGGAATGAATGA
- the rpmB gene encoding 50S ribosomal protein L28 has protein sequence MSRVCQLTGTRANNGMAVSHSHIRTKKLQQANLQQRRLWWAEGNRWVNLRITTRALKTIQKKGLGAYAKSLGIDLAKV, from the coding sequence ATGTCCCGGGTGTGTCAGCTCACTGGTACGCGTGCCAACAACGGAATGGCAGTGAGCCACTCCCATATCAGAACCAAAAAGCTGCAGCAGGCCAATTTGCAGCAGCGCCGACTCTGGTGGGCCGAGGGAAACCGCTGGGTGAATCTTCGGATCACGACCCGTGCCCTAAAGACCATCCAGAAGAAAGGCCTGGGTGCCTATGCCAAGTCTCTTGGCATCGACCTGGCCAAAGTCTGA
- a CDS encoding inositol monophosphatase family protein → MTKQHLDCAAAAADAGLTPPRLEELSQIARATANLGGSVLMQHYGQLVSIQQKARAGDLVTNADLAAEKAVLSGLGEATPEISVLAEESGAKGDVSELCWCVDPLDGTTNFAHGYPFFATSVGLLWRGLPILGAVAVPFLQEVFWCCPGTGAFLDDQRIQVSGCSSLEDSLLVTGFAYDRRERSDNNYAEFCRLTHKTRGVRRGGAAAVDLAYVAAGRLDGYWERGLSPWDITAGAALVVIAGGEVSDYRAKNYDVSSGRILATGPGLHTDLQKELEDIEPLAEGLYAN, encoded by the coding sequence ATGACGAAGCAACATCTTGATTGCGCTGCAGCCGCTGCAGACGCCGGCCTGACACCGCCCAGACTTGAAGAGCTGAGCCAGATCGCTAGAGCGACGGCCAATTTGGGTGGATCGGTGCTGATGCAGCATTACGGGCAACTTGTCTCCATCCAACAGAAAGCAAGGGCTGGAGATTTGGTGACGAATGCCGATTTGGCTGCCGAAAAGGCTGTGCTGAGCGGTCTAGGTGAGGCAACCCCCGAGATATCAGTTCTCGCTGAGGAATCGGGTGCAAAGGGGGATGTTTCGGAGTTGTGCTGGTGTGTTGATCCTCTCGATGGCACCACGAACTTCGCGCATGGCTACCCCTTTTTCGCCACATCGGTGGGCTTGCTCTGGAGAGGTCTTCCGATTCTCGGGGCAGTGGCTGTTCCGTTTTTACAGGAAGTGTTCTGGTGCTGTCCCGGCACAGGAGCTTTCCTTGATGACCAACGCATCCAAGTGAGCGGCTGCTCATCGCTGGAAGACAGTCTTCTGGTCACGGGATTCGCCTACGACCGAAGGGAACGCTCAGACAACAACTACGCGGAGTTCTGCCGACTAACCCACAAAACAAGGGGTGTTCGGCGCGGTGGTGCCGCAGCCGTTGATCTGGCTTATGTGGCTGCAGGACGACTCGACGGTTACTGGGAACGAGGATTGTCCCCCTGGGACATAACAGCCGGCGCTGCTCTGGTGGTGATTGCAGGAGGCGAAGTCAGTGATTACAGAGCTAAAAATTACGACGTGTCATCCGGACGCATTCTTGCCACAGGTCCTGGGCTTCATACCGATCTACAAAAGGAGCTCGAGGACATCGAGCCTCTCGCAGAAGGGCTCTACGCAAACTGA
- the pstC gene encoding phosphate ABC transporter permease subunit PstC: MPRSLELYLLRRRPPVEKSVDSGFRILVVVLASVVAMVLLAILIVVFWGSLDSMGRYGWSFLVTSNWNPVKDEYGAFTAIYGTLLTSLLALLIAVPLGVGTAIFITENIIPLKIRTLIGLMVELLAAIPSVVLGLWAIFVMEPFIRPFLEILHRTLGWIPFFSTDPMGPGIVPAVLILVVMILPIITAISRDSLNQVPMRLRQAAYGVGTTRWGAILNVMLPAAISGIVGGVMLALGRAMGETMAVTMIIGNSNSFSWSVLAPGNTISAMLANQFGEADGSQVSSLMYAAFILMILTLAVNILAQWLVKRLSLKY; encoded by the coding sequence ATGCCCAGATCGTTGGAGCTGTATCTCTTACGGCGTCGTCCGCCGGTGGAGAAATCGGTTGATTCCGGCTTCAGGATCCTGGTGGTCGTTTTGGCCTCGGTGGTGGCGATGGTGCTGCTGGCCATCCTCATCGTTGTGTTCTGGGGATCGCTGGACTCCATGGGCCGATATGGCTGGTCATTTTTGGTGACCTCAAACTGGAATCCCGTCAAAGACGAATACGGCGCCTTCACAGCAATTTACGGAACGCTGCTGACATCGCTGCTGGCATTACTCATTGCAGTACCTCTTGGGGTAGGAACAGCGATCTTCATCACCGAAAACATCATTCCCCTGAAAATCCGAACGCTGATCGGGTTGATGGTGGAGTTATTAGCAGCAATTCCCTCAGTGGTCTTAGGCCTTTGGGCCATCTTCGTGATGGAGCCGTTTATCCGCCCGTTTCTGGAAATCCTGCACAGAACCCTCGGCTGGATTCCTTTCTTTTCAACAGATCCCATGGGGCCTGGAATCGTGCCAGCGGTTTTAATTTTGGTTGTGATGATTCTGCCAATCATCACTGCGATCTCTAGGGACTCATTGAATCAGGTGCCCATGAGGCTGCGTCAAGCCGCCTACGGCGTTGGAACGACACGCTGGGGAGCAATTCTCAACGTGATGCTGCCCGCTGCGATCTCTGGAATTGTGGGCGGAGTGATGCTCGCACTGGGACGTGCGATGGGTGAAACAATGGCCGTCACAATGATCATTGGCAATTCGAACTCCTTCAGCTGGTCTGTACTGGCACCTGGAAACACCATCTCAGCCATGCTTGCCAATCAGTTTGGAGAAGCGGACGGGAGTCAGGTTTCTTCGTTGATGTATGCAGCATTCATCTTGATGATTCTCACCTTGGCGGTGAATATCCTGGCCCAATGGCTGGTCAAACGTCTCAGTCTCAAGTATTGA
- the htpG gene encoding molecular chaperone HtpG has translation MSVLEQGQIQIHTENIFPIIKKAVYSGHEVFLRELVSNGTDAISKRRMAAMAGDCSEGNEGLINITVDREAKTVKISDNGIGMTADEVKKYINQVAFSSAEDFLEKYKQESDAIIGHFGLGFYSSFMVAKEVELITRSARADSEAVRWVCDGSPAFKLESHERAEPGTDVILHLMEDELEYLEPARLRTLITQYCDFMPIDVQLEGESVNKRNPAWRRNPREMSDQDYIDLYHYLYPFQGDPLLWVHLNTDYPYTLQGILFFPQSVGRADWEKGDIRLYCNQVYVSDSIKEIVPRYLLPLRGVIDSPDIPLNVSRSALQTDRKVRSIGNFVAKKVADRLKNLKKDNPEQYAEAWDSLAPFVKIGAMEDEKFAEQVSELILFTTTAEVSDGEAEPISAGEKNYTTLTSYQSRLSDTQSKRILYCTDEVAQAGALSLWKSQGAEIIFAETVIDSQFLPWLEATNEQFKFQRVDAELDESLRDEKPEISDQDGETQSESIRNLIKESLNNDKVTIQVQALKGGEDAPPAMILLPEQMRRMNDMGALMEQRLPGLPDHHVLLINRRHPLVEGLLKLSAGGVLVGTEQSSPSKRLASELALHLYDMARLGVGGLEPNELAGFQTRSAKLLSELVSKGT, from the coding sequence ATGTCGGTGCTTGAACAGGGTCAGATTCAGATCCATACCGAAAACATTTTCCCAATCATCAAGAAGGCCGTTTATTCAGGCCACGAGGTATTTCTAAGAGAACTGGTCAGCAACGGGACTGATGCCATCAGCAAACGCCGCATGGCAGCAATGGCAGGCGACTGCTCTGAAGGGAATGAGGGTCTGATCAACATCACGGTTGATCGAGAAGCAAAGACAGTCAAAATCAGTGACAACGGAATCGGAATGACAGCCGATGAAGTAAAAAAGTACATCAACCAAGTAGCGTTTTCCAGTGCAGAAGACTTTCTAGAGAAATACAAACAGGAATCAGATGCAATTATTGGCCATTTTGGTCTTGGCTTTTATTCCAGTTTCATGGTCGCCAAAGAAGTGGAGCTGATCACACGCTCAGCCCGTGCCGACAGTGAAGCAGTTCGCTGGGTGTGCGACGGATCTCCCGCGTTTAAACTGGAGAGTCACGAAAGAGCTGAGCCTGGAACTGATGTCATCCTCCATTTAATGGAGGATGAGTTGGAGTATCTGGAGCCTGCAAGGTTACGCACACTGATCACTCAGTACTGCGACTTCATGCCCATCGATGTTCAACTCGAGGGCGAAAGTGTCAACAAGCGTAATCCTGCCTGGAGAAGAAATCCCAGAGAAATGTCCGACCAGGACTATATCGACCTTTACCACTATCTCTATCCCTTTCAGGGAGATCCACTGCTCTGGGTCCACCTCAATACCGACTATCCCTATACTCTGCAAGGAATTCTCTTCTTCCCTCAATCCGTAGGACGAGCTGATTGGGAAAAAGGTGATATTCGCTTATATTGCAATCAGGTCTATGTGAGCGATTCAATCAAAGAAATCGTCCCACGCTATCTTCTACCTTTGAGAGGAGTTATTGACTCCCCTGACATTCCCCTGAACGTGAGCAGAAGCGCTCTGCAAACCGATCGAAAAGTAAGATCTATTGGTAACTTTGTTGCCAAAAAAGTCGCTGACAGATTAAAAAACCTCAAAAAAGATAATCCAGAACAATATGCTGAAGCTTGGGACTCTCTGGCTCCATTTGTAAAAATTGGCGCCATGGAGGACGAAAAGTTTGCAGAGCAGGTTTCAGAATTGATCTTATTTACAACAACTGCAGAAGTATCTGATGGAGAAGCAGAACCAATCAGTGCAGGAGAAAAAAATTACACAACGTTAACATCTTATCAAAGCAGACTTTCAGACACGCAATCCAAACGAATTCTGTACTGCACTGATGAAGTTGCCCAGGCGGGTGCATTGTCCCTTTGGAAGAGTCAGGGAGCCGAGATCATTTTCGCCGAAACTGTAATCGATAGTCAGTTTCTGCCATGGCTTGAGGCAACAAATGAACAGTTCAAATTCCAAAGAGTGGATGCGGAACTGGACGAGAGTCTTCGCGATGAAAAGCCAGAAATCAGTGATCAGGATGGTGAAACACAGAGTGAATCAATCCGAAACCTGATCAAAGAATCGCTGAACAACGACAAAGTCACCATTCAGGTGCAGGCGCTGAAAGGCGGTGAAGACGCTCCACCAGCGATGATCCTGCTTCCGGAGCAGATGCGACGCATGAATGACATGGGAGCTCTGATGGAACAAAGGTTGCCAGGTTTGCCTGACCATCACGTGCTGCTGATCAACCGTCGGCATCCACTTGTCGAAGGACTTCTGAAACTTTCTGCAGGTGGTGTCCTTGTCGGAACCGAGCAGTCTTCCCCTAGCAAAAGACTGGCCTCGGAACTTGCTTTGCATCTCTACGACATGGCACGCCTAGGAGTGGGAGGGCTGGAACCCAACGAACTAGCAGGCTTCCAGACACGCAGTGCCAAGCTGCTGTCCGAGCTTGTGAGTAAGGGGACCTGA
- the pstB gene encoding phosphate ABC transporter ATP-binding protein PstB, producing MTSTSTTSTEASTDICLSIQNTTISYGSYEAVKNVYCDIPRGKVTAFIGPSGCGKSTVLRALNRMNDLIEGCTLNGRVLFDGADLYAPSVDPVEVRRRIGMVFQQPNPFPKSIYENIAFGARINGYSGDMDELVERSLRQAAVWDECKDKLNESGYSLSGGQQQRLCIARTIAIQPEVILMDEPCSALDPISTLKIEETMHELKNSFTIVIVTHNMQQALRVSDMTAFFNAEAVEGGSGKVGYLVEFNDTEMIFNSPSQQATQDYVSGRFG from the coding sequence ATGACTTCAACCAGCACGACGAGCACAGAAGCCTCAACAGACATCTGCCTCTCCATTCAAAACACAACAATCAGCTATGGCAGCTATGAAGCTGTCAAAAACGTTTACTGCGACATTCCGCGAGGGAAAGTTACCGCATTCATCGGTCCATCAGGTTGTGGAAAATCAACGGTTCTGAGAGCACTGAACCGGATGAATGATCTGATTGAGGGGTGCACCCTCAATGGGCGCGTGCTGTTCGATGGAGCAGATCTTTATGCCCCCTCAGTCGACCCAGTGGAAGTTAGACGCCGTATTGGGATGGTATTTCAGCAACCGAATCCGTTCCCCAAAAGTATCTACGAAAACATTGCTTTCGGAGCACGAATCAATGGCTACTCAGGAGATATGGACGAATTAGTTGAGCGTTCTCTTCGCCAAGCCGCTGTTTGGGACGAATGCAAGGATAAGCTCAATGAAAGCGGTTACTCCCTATCCGGAGGGCAACAACAACGTCTCTGCATTGCACGCACGATTGCAATTCAACCAGAAGTGATCCTGATGGATGAGCCCTGCTCGGCATTGGATCCAATCTCTACATTGAAAATCGAGGAAACAATGCATGAATTGAAGAATAGTTTTACAATCGTTATCGTCACACACAACATGCAGCAGGCTTTGAGAGTGAGTGATATGACTGCTTTTTTCAATGCTGAGGCGGTCGAAGGAGGCTCTGGGAAAGTCGGCTATCTCGTGGAGTTCAACGACACAGAAATGATCTTCAATTCACCATCTCAACAAGCCACACAGGATTATGTTTCAGGCCGATTCGGCTAA